A region from the Paenibacillus humicola genome encodes:
- a CDS encoding right-handed parallel beta-helix repeat-containing protein, with product MKRKSFLMLVILSLALLLVISDYPSSGVTHVYGEGTTETGIAKAYVVELSRWGIHNDGTDAADTTKGINDALEWASKNGYGTFKLPSGTYLIDKDGSIGMVSNMQFVLPPDAVLQKETNGKENYEIMSIAYGVHDVTLIGGTYRGDKDTHDYSKKDAPSSYGTHEFGFGIHTAGAENLTIDGIKALNFTGDGLILDGYGKGLKGVNAGDFVAGSIDELGRVTANGKKIRTAASFKLNDPLLQKDPHFELSNAIGLPSQFEIYFYKANGGFLKKVSTKVRDSITIPDGAASCYLVFNTSLASAKGAHIEYWYRKQTSNVVVKNSEFAYNRRQGITVGGANNVTITGSTFHDIKGTAPQSGIDVEGGYAVNGFLNSNINIVNNEFYNNAAYDIVLFDGRNARVENNHLASSGKIGLAVSKPFSGAKAVRNHFDGTGLIAEKDGVFIDNTMNDGSAHFTGSTIAINGMELSDSLLLINTNTKFGVKGSDIKLVNHSKSQSGLRILGQPVLLQNTSIEGEPTLRAFTGTSAEGSIFEGFKVTGYNTNFSLDLPPGTYTNCEFQGSEKGQFGALNVSQPGKYVFQGCTFHSNAISAVSMTANNPKTNLVIKDSTFELAGNTQALNIQAVKRVWLENNTVHAMHMTSAKTELIKLNNNGAQSRPSAILSATFIGNRINANIKTIGISTIYAGIGAPPYLLENNSLINAALLTKPNDIRSNNILK from the coding sequence ATGAAACGAAAATCATTTTTAATGCTTGTCATCCTATCACTTGCCTTACTTTTGGTGATTTCGGATTATCCCAGCAGCGGAGTGACTCATGTATACGGCGAAGGGACGACGGAAACCGGCATTGCTAAAGCGTACGTGGTTGAGCTTTCTAGATGGGGCATACATAACGACGGTACGGATGCAGCGGATACGACGAAAGGGATTAATGATGCCTTAGAGTGGGCAAGTAAAAACGGATATGGCACTTTCAAGCTGCCCTCGGGAACCTATCTGATTGACAAAGACGGCTCCATCGGCATGGTATCCAATATGCAGTTCGTGCTTCCACCGGACGCCGTGCTTCAAAAGGAAACGAACGGAAAAGAAAATTATGAAATCATGAGTATTGCATATGGGGTCCATGATGTCACGCTGATCGGCGGAACCTATCGCGGGGATAAAGATACGCACGATTATTCGAAGAAGGATGCTCCTTCAAGCTATGGAACGCATGAATTCGGCTTCGGTATCCATACCGCGGGTGCCGAAAATCTGACGATTGACGGGATAAAGGCTTTAAATTTTACAGGGGACGGCCTAATACTGGACGGTTACGGAAAAGGACTCAAGGGGGTCAATGCGGGCGATTTTGTTGCCGGTTCCATTGACGAACTTGGCCGTGTAACTGCAAACGGCAAAAAAATTCGAACAGCTGCTTCATTCAAATTGAATGACCCTTTATTACAAAAGGATCCCCATTTTGAGCTTTCAAATGCCATTGGCCTTCCATCCCAATTCGAAATTTACTTTTACAAGGCGAATGGCGGTTTTTTGAAAAAGGTAAGCACGAAAGTGCGCGATTCGATCACAATTCCTGACGGCGCTGCGTCCTGTTACCTGGTGTTCAACACCTCTTTAGCTTCAGCTAAAGGCGCTCATATTGAATATTGGTACCGCAAGCAGACAAGCAACGTTGTGGTGAAAAACTCGGAGTTTGCCTATAACCGGCGGCAGGGAATTACCGTCGGCGGAGCGAATAACGTGACGATTACCGGCAGCACCTTTCACGATATTAAAGGAACCGCTCCTCAATCCGGTATTGATGTGGAAGGGGGATACGCGGTTAACGGATTTTTAAACAGCAACATAAATATAGTCAACAATGAATTTTATAATAACGCCGCATATGATATCGTATTGTTCGATGGCCGAAATGCCAGGGTGGAGAATAACCATTTGGCTTCCAGCGGAAAAATTGGATTGGCGGTTTCCAAGCCGTTCAGCGGAGCGAAGGCGGTTCGCAATCATTTTGACGGAACCGGATTAATTGCCGAAAAAGACGGTGTGTTCATCGATAATACGATGAATGATGGAAGCGCTCATTTTACAGGCTCCACGATTGCCATTAACGGCATGGAACTTTCGGATTCCTTGCTGCTGATCAATACGAACACAAAGTTTGGCGTCAAAGGCTCGGACATCAAATTGGTTAATCATAGCAAATCCCAGTCGGGACTCCGAATTCTCGGGCAGCCGGTGCTACTTCAAAATACATCGATTGAGGGCGAGCCGACACTGCGTGCCTTTACGGGAACTTCCGCAGAAGGCAGTATTTTTGAAGGCTTTAAGGTGACGGGTTACAACACGAATTTCTCCCTTGATCTACCTCCGGGGACGTACACGAACTGTGAATTCCAGGGGTCGGAGAAAGGACAATTCGGCGCGCTTAACGTCAGCCAGCCAGGGAAATACGTTTTTCAAGGCTGCACTTTTCATTCGAACGCCATATCGGCCGTCAGTATGACCGCAAACAACCCGAAAACAAACCTGGTCATCAAGGATTCGACATTCGAGCTGGCTGGAAATACGCAGGCGTTAAATATTCAAGCGGTAAAGCGGGTTTGGCTGGAGAATAACACCGTTCACGCGATGCATATGACTTCGGCTAAAACGGAATTGATTAAACTAAACAACAATGGCGCACAGAGCAGACCGTCCGCTATCCTGAGCGCAACGTTCATCGGCAATCGTATAAACGCCAATATAAAAACAATCGGGATATCGACGATTTATGCCGGGATCGGAGCGCCCCCCTATTTGCTGGAGAACAATAGTTTAATCAATGCCGCCTTATTGACGAAGCCAAATGATATCAGGAGTAACAATATCCTGAAGTGA